GTCAACCACCACAACAACAATATCCACCAGTTGATACTGCTATTTTCGGTCATTCGGTAAGTTCCCTTCAAAAACTTGCTCTGGAATCCAGTACTTTACTTAAAATGTTTGCTGATCCAAATTTTTCTCATAGCTTGATGACAGCAGCTCAGGATGGAAACCAAATGAAGGTTGACAGTTTAATTAAATCGATAGGAATAAGTACACCTGTAACAGTTAAGTACAACCCAGATGGAATTTTATTGAGTATGCCTGCTCAAGCTCAAGGCTCAGAATGTTGTACTTTAAATATGTTTCTTAAATGGGGAAAGTTTCGAGGGAAACCTTTTTAAGATTCTATTTATTTCAAGTTTACATAATGAATTTCAACGGCTTTTTCTATATTTGACCATGTCCAAGCTCTTTTCATTAAGCTGCATATTCTACTAGTACAAGTATCTTTTATGAAAGGAGATGTTTTCTTGAACGAAAGAAAAAAAGCAAAAAGGAATTATAGTAATCATAATGCTTCGTTTGCTCCCTTTATCAGCCCAAACCCTATTACCTCATTCAATCCGATTCAGCGTTATCCTAAAATTGATAAAACAGCTTTCATAAGCCCATTTTCTAGTGTAATAGGTGATGTCAGAATTAAAGATAATGTATATATAGCTCCCAATGTGAGCATTCGTGCCGATGAGGGAACTCCATTTTATATCGGTTCAAACACAAATCTGCAAGACGGAGTTATTTTACATGGTTTATTGAACAAATACGTTCCTGTTGGCGGTAAAAGATATTCAATCTTTATCGGAAAGAAAGTAAGTATTGCCCATGGCGCTCTCATACATGGTCCTTGTTATATAGGAGATAACACATTTGTTGGTTTTAAATCAATTGTTTATAACGCAATTATTGGAGAAGGAACATTTATTGCATACAATGCAGTAGTAACAAATGGTGTACGTATTGCAGCAAATAGATTTGTTCCGCCTGGAGCTAACATAGACACACAAGAAAAAGCAAATGCTCTCCGCCGAGTTCCGGAAGATGGTAAAGAATTTGCACGAGAAG
The genomic region above belongs to Priestia aryabhattai and contains:
- a CDS encoding gamma carbonic anhydrase family protein; translation: MNERKKAKRNYSNHNASFAPFISPNPITSFNPIQRYPKIDKTAFISPFSSVIGDVRIKDNVYIAPNVSIRADEGTPFYIGSNTNLQDGVILHGLLNKYVPVGGKRYSIFIGKKVSIAHGALIHGPCYIGDNTFVGFKSIVYNAIIGEGTFIAYNAVVTNGVRIAANRFVPPGANIDTQEKANALRRVPEDGKEFAREVQRVNQEFPASYNLLFGAHRCSCGMPYNQ